One genomic segment of Paraburkholderia phymatum STM815 includes these proteins:
- a CDS encoding FadR/GntR family transcriptional regulator: MDYRHLQKRKSLHARIVQELGIEIVSSRLVPGERLPAEATLCEKYGVSRPVLREATRVLVAKGLVVSKPRVGSVVRPREEWHMLDPDVLYWTLNSIPEGEFFLSLMTVRRIIEPAAAALAATAATDEDLERIGSAYDRMEHAQSAGDLLEPDLEFHRAIMAATHNDMLAYIGNMMSLALSESIKLTSRHPDTHALSLPRHKAILTAIQNRDALAARQASLVQLEHARADADTILGIGTT; encoded by the coding sequence ATGGACTACCGGCATCTTCAGAAACGCAAAAGCCTGCATGCGCGGATCGTGCAGGAACTCGGCATCGAAATCGTCAGCAGCAGGCTGGTGCCGGGCGAACGTCTGCCCGCCGAAGCGACACTGTGCGAAAAGTACGGAGTGAGCCGTCCCGTGTTGCGCGAAGCAACACGCGTGCTGGTGGCAAAAGGTCTGGTCGTGTCGAAGCCCCGTGTGGGCAGCGTCGTGCGGCCGCGCGAAGAGTGGCACATGCTCGATCCCGACGTGCTCTACTGGACGCTCAACAGCATTCCCGAAGGGGAATTCTTTCTGTCGCTGATGACTGTGCGCCGCATCATCGAACCGGCGGCAGCCGCGCTCGCCGCAACCGCTGCGACGGATGAAGACCTGGAGCGCATCGGCTCCGCGTACGACCGCATGGAGCACGCGCAAAGCGCCGGCGATCTGCTCGAGCCGGACCTGGAGTTTCACCGCGCGATCATGGCCGCGACGCACAACGACATGCTCGCGTATATCGGCAACATGATGTCGCTGGCCTTGTCGGAGTCGATCAAGCTGACGAGCCGTCACCCTGACACACATGCTCTGTCATTACCGCGCCATAAAGCGATTCTTACCGCGATCCAGAATCGCGATGCACTAGCCGCACGTCAGGCAAGCCTTGTGCAGCTCGAGCACGCACGTGCCGACGCCGATACGATTCTCGGCATCGGCACGACGTGA